Proteins encoded in a region of the Alphaproteobacteria bacterium genome:
- a CDS encoding tetratricopeptide repeat protein → MLAQGEAPMAFEVGATAFHAADFDTARSEWMKSAENGDPESCYNLGLMYANGSGVHRDFEAAVEWFHKAVEQGHSEAEYSLGVMYHVGFGVEEDPAEAAYWYSRAAEKGNAQAQCNLAGLYETGSGVTRDYLKAVELYSRSAQSGYVVAIFNLGVMCENGTGLERDVARAAKFYEIASDAGLMAAQYNLGVLYAVGNGVEMDHPRARRLFKLAGDQGHELAIENLRTLEEVEQISSADATETD, encoded by the coding sequence ATGCTTGCACAAGGCGAAGCCCCTATGGCATTCGAAGTCGGCGCCACAGCCTTTCACGCCGCGGATTTCGATACGGCGCGTTCCGAGTGGATGAAGTCCGCCGAAAATGGCGATCCGGAATCCTGCTACAACCTAGGCCTGATGTACGCCAACGGTTCGGGCGTACATCGCGACTTCGAAGCCGCCGTCGAGTGGTTTCACAAAGCAGTCGAGCAAGGTCACAGCGAGGCCGAATACAGTTTAGGGGTCATGTACCACGTTGGCTTCGGCGTTGAGGAAGACCCGGCCGAAGCCGCCTACTGGTACAGCCGCGCCGCCGAAAAAGGAAACGCCCAAGCGCAGTGCAACTTGGCGGGTCTCTATGAAACCGGCAGCGGCGTGACGCGCGATTACCTCAAGGCCGTCGAACTCTACAGTCGGTCCGCGCAGTCGGGATACGTCGTAGCGATTTTCAATCTGGGCGTGATGTGTGAGAACGGCACTGGATTGGAGCGCGATGTCGCCCGCGCGGCCAAGTTCTATGAAATTGCTTCTGACGCCGGTCTGATGGCAGCGCAATACAACCTTGGTGTCCTTTACGCCGTGGGGAACGGGGTCGAGATGGATCACCCACGTGCTAGGCGCCTCTTCAAGCTGGCGGGGGATCAGGGGCACGAACTGGCGATCGAAAATCTGCGTACCCTCGAAGAGGTCGAACAGATCTCGTCTGCCGACGCCACAGAAACCGACTGA